A part of Cottoperca gobio chromosome 4, fCotGob3.1, whole genome shotgun sequence genomic DNA contains:
- the slc5a9 gene encoding sodium/glucose cotransporter 4 isoform X4 has product MSSNVGSGLFIGLAGTGAAGGIAVGGFEWNAAWVLVALGWIFIPVYISADVVTMPEYLAKRFGGQRIRIYMSVLSLILYIFTKISTDIFSGALFIQVSLGWDLYLSTGILLLVTAVYTVAGGLAAVIYTDALQTLIMVGGSFALMFIAFSEVGWYEGLVGRYMSAVPSVIVTNTTCHLPRSDAFRLFRDPVSGDLPWPGLLFGLTVLSTWVWCTDQVIVQRSLSAKSLSHAKAGSVLGGYLKLLPMFFIVMPGMISRSLFPDEVGCVDPAVCQSVCGASVGCSNIAYPKLVVELMPVGLRGLMLAVMLAALMSSLTSIFNSSSTLFTLDLYHRARPSASEMELMIVGRVFILTLVCVSLLWIPVIQTANSGQLFDYIQSVTSFLAPPITAVFLMAILWPRANEQGAFWGLMAGLVVGLIRMFLEFFYIPPSCGQPDHRPAFLAQVHYLYFALILLALTCLIIVAVSLATAPIPKEHLYRLTWWSRYSHEHRIDLTGSQMTSDPVNSDRLPESWCRRAALRLCGLTASSSGSESPVISELNSLQEEPLWRKVCNVNALLLLAVNVFLWGYFA; this is encoded by the exons ATGTCCAGTAATGTCGGCAGCGGCTTGTTTATTGGTCTAGCGGGGACAGGAGCAGCCGGAGGCATTGCTGTTGGGGGATTTGAGTGGAAT gcaGCGTGGGTCCTGGTAGCACTGGGTTGGATCTTCATTCCTGTCTACATCTCTGCTGATGTGGTGACCATGCCCGAATACCTGGCCAAACGCTTTGGAGGCCAGAGGATACGCATATACATGTCTGTTCTGTCACTCATCCTCTACATCTTCACCAAAATATCT ACAGATATATTTTCGGGGGCATTGTTTATACAGGTGTCGTTGGGCTGGGATCTCTATCTGTCTACAGGCATACTGCTGCTGGTCACTGCTGTTTACACTGtggcag gtggttTGGCAGCAGTGATCTACACTGATGCGCTCCAGACTTTGATCATGGTTGGGGGTTCCTTTGCATTAATGTTCATAG CATTCTCTGAAGTTGGCTGGTATGAGGGCCTTGTTGGCCGTTATATGTCGGCAGTTCCCTCGGTGATAGTCACCAACACCACCTGCCACCTCCCTCGTAGTGATGCCTTCCGCCTGTTCAGAGACCCTGTGTCAGGGGACTTACCCTGGCCAGGTCTGCTGTTTGGGCTCACCGTACTGTCTACATGGGTCTGGTGCACGGATCAG gttatAGTCCAGAGGTCTCTGTCAGCTAAGTCTTTGTCTCATGCCAAAGCAGGCAGTGTGTTGGGAGGCTACCTCAAACTGCTGCCCATGTTCTTCATCGTCATGCCAGGCATGATCAGCCGATCACTGTTCCCAG acgAGGTAGGTTGTGTGGATCCAgcagtgtgtcagagtgtgtgtggtgcttCAGTTGGTTGCTCCAACATCGCCTACCCTAAACTAGTGGTGGAGCTAATGCCTGTGG GTCTTCGTGGTCTGATGCTGGCTGTGATGTTAGCTGCTCTGATGTCATCTCTGACTTCCATATTTAACAGCAGCTCCACTCTGTTCACTCTGGACCTCTACCACAGAGCCAGGCCTTCAGCTTCAGAGATGGAACTCATGATAGTTGGAAG gGTGTTCATCCTGACTTTGGTGTGTGTAAGTCTGTTGTGGATTCCAGTCATCCAAACAGCCAATAGTGGACAGCTGTTTGATTATATCCAGTCAGTCACCAGCTTTCTCGCTCCTCCCATTACTGCTGTCTTCCTAATGGCTATATTGTGGCCCCGTGCCAACGAGCAG GGTGCATTCTGGGGTCTGATGGCTGGACTTGTGGTGGGACTGATCCGCATGTTTCTGGAGTTCTTCTATATACCTCCTTCCTGCGGTCAGCCTGATCATCGTCCTGCCTTCCTGGCTCAGGTCCATTACCTGTACTTTGCTCTCATCCTGTTGGCTCTCACCTGCCTTATCATTGTTGCAGTCAGCTTGGCCACTGCCCCAATACCTAAAGAACAC CTGTACAGGCTGACCTGGTGGTCCAGATATAGCCATGAGCATCGGATCGACCTCACAGGTTCCCAGATGACCTCTGACCCAGTGAACTCTGACCGCTTGCCAGAATCCTGGTGCCGAAGAGCTGCTCTGCGGCTCTGTGGTCTGACCGCTTCGAGCTCCGGCTCTGAGTCTCCAGTGATCAGCGAGCTGAACTCCCTGCAGGAGGAGCCGCTCTGGAGAAAAGTCTGCAATGTGAacgccctgctgctgctggcagtTAATGTGTTTCTCTGGGGATATTTTGCCTAA
- the slc5a9 gene encoding sodium/glucose cotransporter 4 isoform X3, with protein MYHSCVLPAGSSSSGFTSAAPPSTELSVEAADIAVVVLYFIFVMVVGIWSSAKANRSTVRGYFLAGRSMTWWPIGASLMSSNVGSGLFIGLAGTGAAGGIAVGGFEWNAAWVLVALGWIFIPVYISADVVTMPEYLAKRFGGQRIRIYMSVLSLILYIFTKISTDIFSGALFIQVSLGWDLYLSTGILLLVTAVYTVAGGLAAVIYTDALQTLIMVGGSFALMFIAFSEVGWYEGLVGRYMSAVPSVIVTNTTCHLPRSDAFRLFRDPVSGDLPWPGLLFGLTVLSTWVWCTDQVIVQRSLSAKSLSHAKAGSVLGGYLKLLPMFFIVMPGMISRSLFPDEVGCVDPAVCQSVCGASVGCSNIAYPKLVVELMPVGLRGLMLAVMLAALMSSLTSIFNSSSTLFTLDLYHRARPSASEMELMIVGRVFILTLVCVSLLWIPVIQTANSGQLFDYIQSVTSFLAPPITAVFLMAILWPRANEQGAFWGLMAGLVVGLIRMFLEFFYIPPSCGQPDHRPAFLAQLYRLTWWSRYSHEHRIDLTGSQMTSDPVNSDRLPESWCRRAALRLCGLTASSSGSESPVISELNSLQEEPLWRKVCNVNALLLLAVNVFLWGYFA; from the exons ATGTATCATAGTTGTGTTCTGCCCGCAGGCAGCAGCTCCTCGGGGTTCACCTCTGCAGCCCCTCCCAGCACAGAGCTCAGTGTGGAAGCTGCTGACATCGCTGTGGTTGTCCTCTACTTTATTTTTGTCATGGTGGTTGGAATCTGG TCATCGGCCAAAGCTAATCGCAGCACTGTGAGGGGATACTTCTTGGCTGGCCGTTCAATGACCTGGTGGCCT ATTGGAGCCTCTCTGATGTCCAGTAATGTCGGCAGCGGCTTGTTTATTGGTCTAGCGGGGACAGGAGCAGCCGGAGGCATTGCTGTTGGGGGATTTGAGTGGAAT gcaGCGTGGGTCCTGGTAGCACTGGGTTGGATCTTCATTCCTGTCTACATCTCTGCTGATGTGGTGACCATGCCCGAATACCTGGCCAAACGCTTTGGAGGCCAGAGGATACGCATATACATGTCTGTTCTGTCACTCATCCTCTACATCTTCACCAAAATATCT ACAGATATATTTTCGGGGGCATTGTTTATACAGGTGTCGTTGGGCTGGGATCTCTATCTGTCTACAGGCATACTGCTGCTGGTCACTGCTGTTTACACTGtggcag gtggttTGGCAGCAGTGATCTACACTGATGCGCTCCAGACTTTGATCATGGTTGGGGGTTCCTTTGCATTAATGTTCATAG CATTCTCTGAAGTTGGCTGGTATGAGGGCCTTGTTGGCCGTTATATGTCGGCAGTTCCCTCGGTGATAGTCACCAACACCACCTGCCACCTCCCTCGTAGTGATGCCTTCCGCCTGTTCAGAGACCCTGTGTCAGGGGACTTACCCTGGCCAGGTCTGCTGTTTGGGCTCACCGTACTGTCTACATGGGTCTGGTGCACGGATCAG gttatAGTCCAGAGGTCTCTGTCAGCTAAGTCTTTGTCTCATGCCAAAGCAGGCAGTGTGTTGGGAGGCTACCTCAAACTGCTGCCCATGTTCTTCATCGTCATGCCAGGCATGATCAGCCGATCACTGTTCCCAG acgAGGTAGGTTGTGTGGATCCAgcagtgtgtcagagtgtgtgtggtgcttCAGTTGGTTGCTCCAACATCGCCTACCCTAAACTAGTGGTGGAGCTAATGCCTGTGG GTCTTCGTGGTCTGATGCTGGCTGTGATGTTAGCTGCTCTGATGTCATCTCTGACTTCCATATTTAACAGCAGCTCCACTCTGTTCACTCTGGACCTCTACCACAGAGCCAGGCCTTCAGCTTCAGAGATGGAACTCATGATAGTTGGAAG gGTGTTCATCCTGACTTTGGTGTGTGTAAGTCTGTTGTGGATTCCAGTCATCCAAACAGCCAATAGTGGACAGCTGTTTGATTATATCCAGTCAGTCACCAGCTTTCTCGCTCCTCCCATTACTGCTGTCTTCCTAATGGCTATATTGTGGCCCCGTGCCAACGAGCAG GGTGCATTCTGGGGTCTGATGGCTGGACTTGTGGTGGGACTGATCCGCATGTTTCTGGAGTTCTTCTATATACCTCCTTCCTGCGGTCAGCCTGATCATCGTCCTGCCTTCCTGGCTCAG CTGTACAGGCTGACCTGGTGGTCCAGATATAGCCATGAGCATCGGATCGACCTCACAGGTTCCCAGATGACCTCTGACCCAGTGAACTCTGACCGCTTGCCAGAATCCTGGTGCCGAAGAGCTGCTCTGCGGCTCTGTGGTCTGACCGCTTCGAGCTCCGGCTCTGAGTCTCCAGTGATCAGCGAGCTGAACTCCCTGCAGGAGGAGCCGCTCTGGAGAAAAGTCTGCAATGTGAacgccctgctgctgctggcagtTAATGTGTTTCTCTGGGGATATTTTGCCTAA
- the slc5a9 gene encoding sodium/glucose cotransporter 4 isoform X2: MSATLTTGSSSSGFTSAAPPSTELSVEAADIAVVVLYFIFVMVVGIWSSAKANRSTVRGYFLAGRSMTWWPIGASLMSSNVGSGLFIGLAGTGAAGGIAVGGFEWNAAWVLVALGWIFIPVYISADVVTMPEYLAKRFGGQRIRIYMSVLSLILYIFTKISTDIFSGALFIQVSLGWDLYLSTGILLLVTAVYTVAGGLAAVIYTDALQTLIMVGGSFALMFIAFSEVGWYEGLVGRYMSAVPSVIVTNTTCHLPRSDAFRLFRDPVSGDLPWPGLLFGLTVLSTWVWCTDQVIVQRSLSAKSLSHAKAGSVLGGYLKLLPMFFIVMPGMISRSLFPDEVGCVDPAVCQSVCGASVGCSNIAYPKLVVELMPVGLRGLMLAVMLAALMSSLTSIFNSSSTLFTLDLYHRARPSASEMELMIVGRVFILTLVCVSLLWIPVIQTANSGQLFDYIQSVTSFLAPPITAVFLMAILWPRANEQGAFWGLMAGLVVGLIRMFLEFFYIPPSCGQPDHRPAFLAQVHYLYFALILLALTCLIIVAVSLATAPIPKEHLYRLTWWSRYSHEHRIDLTGSQMTSDPVNSDRLPESWCRRAALRLCGLTASSSGSESPVISELNSLQEEPLWRKVCNVNALLLLAVNVFLWGYFA; encoded by the exons ATGTCTGCCACTCTCACGACAG GCAGCAGCTCCTCGGGGTTCACCTCTGCAGCCCCTCCCAGCACAGAGCTCAGTGTGGAAGCTGCTGACATCGCTGTGGTTGTCCTCTACTTTATTTTTGTCATGGTGGTTGGAATCTGG TCATCGGCCAAAGCTAATCGCAGCACTGTGAGGGGATACTTCTTGGCTGGCCGTTCAATGACCTGGTGGCCT ATTGGAGCCTCTCTGATGTCCAGTAATGTCGGCAGCGGCTTGTTTATTGGTCTAGCGGGGACAGGAGCAGCCGGAGGCATTGCTGTTGGGGGATTTGAGTGGAAT gcaGCGTGGGTCCTGGTAGCACTGGGTTGGATCTTCATTCCTGTCTACATCTCTGCTGATGTGGTGACCATGCCCGAATACCTGGCCAAACGCTTTGGAGGCCAGAGGATACGCATATACATGTCTGTTCTGTCACTCATCCTCTACATCTTCACCAAAATATCT ACAGATATATTTTCGGGGGCATTGTTTATACAGGTGTCGTTGGGCTGGGATCTCTATCTGTCTACAGGCATACTGCTGCTGGTCACTGCTGTTTACACTGtggcag gtggttTGGCAGCAGTGATCTACACTGATGCGCTCCAGACTTTGATCATGGTTGGGGGTTCCTTTGCATTAATGTTCATAG CATTCTCTGAAGTTGGCTGGTATGAGGGCCTTGTTGGCCGTTATATGTCGGCAGTTCCCTCGGTGATAGTCACCAACACCACCTGCCACCTCCCTCGTAGTGATGCCTTCCGCCTGTTCAGAGACCCTGTGTCAGGGGACTTACCCTGGCCAGGTCTGCTGTTTGGGCTCACCGTACTGTCTACATGGGTCTGGTGCACGGATCAG gttatAGTCCAGAGGTCTCTGTCAGCTAAGTCTTTGTCTCATGCCAAAGCAGGCAGTGTGTTGGGAGGCTACCTCAAACTGCTGCCCATGTTCTTCATCGTCATGCCAGGCATGATCAGCCGATCACTGTTCCCAG acgAGGTAGGTTGTGTGGATCCAgcagtgtgtcagagtgtgtgtggtgcttCAGTTGGTTGCTCCAACATCGCCTACCCTAAACTAGTGGTGGAGCTAATGCCTGTGG GTCTTCGTGGTCTGATGCTGGCTGTGATGTTAGCTGCTCTGATGTCATCTCTGACTTCCATATTTAACAGCAGCTCCACTCTGTTCACTCTGGACCTCTACCACAGAGCCAGGCCTTCAGCTTCAGAGATGGAACTCATGATAGTTGGAAG gGTGTTCATCCTGACTTTGGTGTGTGTAAGTCTGTTGTGGATTCCAGTCATCCAAACAGCCAATAGTGGACAGCTGTTTGATTATATCCAGTCAGTCACCAGCTTTCTCGCTCCTCCCATTACTGCTGTCTTCCTAATGGCTATATTGTGGCCCCGTGCCAACGAGCAG GGTGCATTCTGGGGTCTGATGGCTGGACTTGTGGTGGGACTGATCCGCATGTTTCTGGAGTTCTTCTATATACCTCCTTCCTGCGGTCAGCCTGATCATCGTCCTGCCTTCCTGGCTCAGGTCCATTACCTGTACTTTGCTCTCATCCTGTTGGCTCTCACCTGCCTTATCATTGTTGCAGTCAGCTTGGCCACTGCCCCAATACCTAAAGAACAC CTGTACAGGCTGACCTGGTGGTCCAGATATAGCCATGAGCATCGGATCGACCTCACAGGTTCCCAGATGACCTCTGACCCAGTGAACTCTGACCGCTTGCCAGAATCCTGGTGCCGAAGAGCTGCTCTGCGGCTCTGTGGTCTGACCGCTTCGAGCTCCGGCTCTGAGTCTCCAGTGATCAGCGAGCTGAACTCCCTGCAGGAGGAGCCGCTCTGGAGAAAAGTCTGCAATGTGAacgccctgctgctgctggcagtTAATGTGTTTCTCTGGGGATATTTTGCCTAA
- the slc5a9 gene encoding sodium/glucose cotransporter 4 isoform X1, which translates to MYHSCVLPAGSSSSGFTSAAPPSTELSVEAADIAVVVLYFIFVMVVGIWSSAKANRSTVRGYFLAGRSMTWWPIGASLMSSNVGSGLFIGLAGTGAAGGIAVGGFEWNAAWVLVALGWIFIPVYISADVVTMPEYLAKRFGGQRIRIYMSVLSLILYIFTKISTDIFSGALFIQVSLGWDLYLSTGILLLVTAVYTVAGGLAAVIYTDALQTLIMVGGSFALMFIAFSEVGWYEGLVGRYMSAVPSVIVTNTTCHLPRSDAFRLFRDPVSGDLPWPGLLFGLTVLSTWVWCTDQVIVQRSLSAKSLSHAKAGSVLGGYLKLLPMFFIVMPGMISRSLFPDEVGCVDPAVCQSVCGASVGCSNIAYPKLVVELMPVGLRGLMLAVMLAALMSSLTSIFNSSSTLFTLDLYHRARPSASEMELMIVGRVFILTLVCVSLLWIPVIQTANSGQLFDYIQSVTSFLAPPITAVFLMAILWPRANEQGAFWGLMAGLVVGLIRMFLEFFYIPPSCGQPDHRPAFLAQVHYLYFALILLALTCLIIVAVSLATAPIPKEHLYRLTWWSRYSHEHRIDLTGSQMTSDPVNSDRLPESWCRRAALRLCGLTASSSGSESPVISELNSLQEEPLWRKVCNVNALLLLAVNVFLWGYFA; encoded by the exons ATGTATCATAGTTGTGTTCTGCCCGCAGGCAGCAGCTCCTCGGGGTTCACCTCTGCAGCCCCTCCCAGCACAGAGCTCAGTGTGGAAGCTGCTGACATCGCTGTGGTTGTCCTCTACTTTATTTTTGTCATGGTGGTTGGAATCTGG TCATCGGCCAAAGCTAATCGCAGCACTGTGAGGGGATACTTCTTGGCTGGCCGTTCAATGACCTGGTGGCCT ATTGGAGCCTCTCTGATGTCCAGTAATGTCGGCAGCGGCTTGTTTATTGGTCTAGCGGGGACAGGAGCAGCCGGAGGCATTGCTGTTGGGGGATTTGAGTGGAAT gcaGCGTGGGTCCTGGTAGCACTGGGTTGGATCTTCATTCCTGTCTACATCTCTGCTGATGTGGTGACCATGCCCGAATACCTGGCCAAACGCTTTGGAGGCCAGAGGATACGCATATACATGTCTGTTCTGTCACTCATCCTCTACATCTTCACCAAAATATCT ACAGATATATTTTCGGGGGCATTGTTTATACAGGTGTCGTTGGGCTGGGATCTCTATCTGTCTACAGGCATACTGCTGCTGGTCACTGCTGTTTACACTGtggcag gtggttTGGCAGCAGTGATCTACACTGATGCGCTCCAGACTTTGATCATGGTTGGGGGTTCCTTTGCATTAATGTTCATAG CATTCTCTGAAGTTGGCTGGTATGAGGGCCTTGTTGGCCGTTATATGTCGGCAGTTCCCTCGGTGATAGTCACCAACACCACCTGCCACCTCCCTCGTAGTGATGCCTTCCGCCTGTTCAGAGACCCTGTGTCAGGGGACTTACCCTGGCCAGGTCTGCTGTTTGGGCTCACCGTACTGTCTACATGGGTCTGGTGCACGGATCAG gttatAGTCCAGAGGTCTCTGTCAGCTAAGTCTTTGTCTCATGCCAAAGCAGGCAGTGTGTTGGGAGGCTACCTCAAACTGCTGCCCATGTTCTTCATCGTCATGCCAGGCATGATCAGCCGATCACTGTTCCCAG acgAGGTAGGTTGTGTGGATCCAgcagtgtgtcagagtgtgtgtggtgcttCAGTTGGTTGCTCCAACATCGCCTACCCTAAACTAGTGGTGGAGCTAATGCCTGTGG GTCTTCGTGGTCTGATGCTGGCTGTGATGTTAGCTGCTCTGATGTCATCTCTGACTTCCATATTTAACAGCAGCTCCACTCTGTTCACTCTGGACCTCTACCACAGAGCCAGGCCTTCAGCTTCAGAGATGGAACTCATGATAGTTGGAAG gGTGTTCATCCTGACTTTGGTGTGTGTAAGTCTGTTGTGGATTCCAGTCATCCAAACAGCCAATAGTGGACAGCTGTTTGATTATATCCAGTCAGTCACCAGCTTTCTCGCTCCTCCCATTACTGCTGTCTTCCTAATGGCTATATTGTGGCCCCGTGCCAACGAGCAG GGTGCATTCTGGGGTCTGATGGCTGGACTTGTGGTGGGACTGATCCGCATGTTTCTGGAGTTCTTCTATATACCTCCTTCCTGCGGTCAGCCTGATCATCGTCCTGCCTTCCTGGCTCAGGTCCATTACCTGTACTTTGCTCTCATCCTGTTGGCTCTCACCTGCCTTATCATTGTTGCAGTCAGCTTGGCCACTGCCCCAATACCTAAAGAACAC CTGTACAGGCTGACCTGGTGGTCCAGATATAGCCATGAGCATCGGATCGACCTCACAGGTTCCCAGATGACCTCTGACCCAGTGAACTCTGACCGCTTGCCAGAATCCTGGTGCCGAAGAGCTGCTCTGCGGCTCTGTGGTCTGACCGCTTCGAGCTCCGGCTCTGAGTCTCCAGTGATCAGCGAGCTGAACTCCCTGCAGGAGGAGCCGCTCTGGAGAAAAGTCTGCAATGTGAacgccctgctgctgctggcagtTAATGTGTTTCTCTGGGGATATTTTGCCTAA
- the ndufa11 gene encoding NADH dehydrogenase [ubiquinone] 1 alpha subcomplex subunit 11, translating into MGYWDIPEGTDCVQKTWIVTKLGTALGLVGSAYHIVVFNPDSALEALQRTTKATVTMATMGAIFSMATCLSAQAREAPEDPVNYFIGGCATGVFLGARTHSAMTGTSACLCLGTLAFFTKVGKMEGWKLV; encoded by the exons ATGGGGTACTGGGACATACCGGAGGGCACAGACTGTGTCCAGAAAACATGGATTGTTACCAAACTAGGGACAGCTTTGG gcctGGTTGGTTCAGCCTACCACATTGTGGTATTCAATCCTGATTCTGCACTGGAAGCGCTACAGAGGACTACCAAAGCAACTGTTACCATGG CCACCATGGGAGCCATTTTCAGCATGGCGACTTGTCTAAGTGCGCAGGCTCGTGAAGCCCCAGAAGACCCTGTGAATTACTTCATTGGGGGCTGTGCCACTGGGGTCTTCCTGGGAGCCAGAA CCCACAGTGCTATGACCGGTACGTCAGCGTGTCTGTGTCTGGGTACATTGGCCTTCTTCACAAAAGTTGGcaagatggagggatggaagCTCGTTTGA
- the mrpl55 gene encoding large ribosomal subunit protein mL55 codes for MLLERTCACICQSDISFATPVFDLPLKCFLFEFSSSLVASMYLVKLCAPQSLFARCVCPVFPLLGQAALLHTHPPQLNSNRTSVVRYGRQKYERQYPVMLVRPDGSTVNIRYNEPRRVVMMPVLLSALSEEERLARRRKRYGKKTEEQTAVDFEDSFKADKYSHFWKKK; via the exons ATGTTGTTGGAACGAACCTGCGCTTGTATTTGTCAGTCGGACATTTCCTTTGCAACTCCAGTGTTTGACCTTCCCCTGAAGTGCTTCCTGTTTGAGTTCAGTAGTTCCCTGGTCGCGAGCATGTATTTAGTGAAGCTTTGTGCACCGCAGAGTCTGTTCGCACG gtgtgtgtgcccTGTGTTCCCGCTCCTCGGCCAGGCTGCACTGCTCCACACTCACCCTCCTCAGCTGAACTCCAACAGGACGTCAGTGGTTCGCTATGGCCGGCAGAAGTATGAGAGGCAGTATCCTGTGATGCTGGTCCGACCTGATGGATCCACAGTCAACATCAGATACAATGAACCCAGACGCGTAGTCATG ATGCCAGTCCTTCTGTCCGCTCTGTCTGAAGAGGAGCGTCTAGCTCGACGGAGAAAGCGATATgggaagaagacagaagaacagACAGCAGTCGACTTTGAAGACAGCTTCAAAGCTGACAAATACAGCCACTTCTGGAAGAAGAAATGA